The proteins below come from a single Onychomys torridus chromosome 18, mOncTor1.1, whole genome shotgun sequence genomic window:
- the Vps52 gene encoding vacuolar protein sorting-associated protein 52 homolog: MAAAATMAAAARELVLRAGASDMEEEEGPLGGASGLQDPLQLGELDITSDEFILDEVDVHIQANLEDELVKEALKTGVDLRHYSKQVELELQQIELKSIRDYIQESENIASLHNQITACDAVLERMEQMLGAFQSDLSSISSEIRTLQEQSGAMNIRLRNRQAVRGKLGELVDGLVVPSTLVTAILEAPVTEARFLEQLQELDAKAAAVREQEARGTAACADVRGVLDRLRVKAVTKIREFILQKIYSFRKPMTNYQIPQTALLKYRFFYQFLLGNERATAKEIRDEYVETLSKIYLSYFRSYLGRLMKVQYEEVAEKDDLMGVEDTAKKGFFSKPSLRSRNTIFTLGTRGAVISPTELEAPILVPHTAQRGEQRYPFEALFRSQHYALLDNSCREYLFICEFFVVSGPAAHDLFHAVMGRTLAMTLKHLESYLADCYDAIAVFLCIHIVLRFRNIAAKRDVPALDRYWEQVLALLWPRFELILEMNVQSVRSTDPQRLGGLDTRPHYITRRYAEFSSALVSINQTIPNERTLQLLGQLQVEVENFVLRVAAEFSSRKEQLVFLINNYDMMLGVLMERAADDSKEVESFQQLLSARTQEFIEELLSPPFGGLVAFVKEAETLIERGQADRLRGEEARVTQLIRGFGSSWKASVESLSQDVMRSFTNFRNGTSIIQGALTQLIQLYHRFHRVLAQPQLRALPARAELINIHHLMVELKKHKPNF, encoded by the exons ATGGCAGCCGCGGCGACCATGGCGGCTGCTGCTCGGGAGCTGGTGTTGCGGGCCGGGGCCTCAgatatggaggaggaggagggcccgCTG GGGGGTGCTTCTGGACTCCAAGATCCCCTGCAACTTGGGGAGTTGGATATCACCTCCGATGAATTCATCCTGGATGAAGTGGATG TTCACATCCAGGCAAATCTGGAGGATGAGCTAGTGAAGGAGGCTCTCAAAACG GGTGTGGATCTGCGACACTATTCAAAGCAggtggagctggagctgcagcaGATTGAGCTGAAATCGATCCGGGACT ACATCCAAGAGAGTGAGAACATAGCATCCCTGCACAATCAGATCACAGCCTGTGACGCGGTCCTGGAG CGCATGGAGCAGATGTTGGGAGCTTTTCAGAGTGACCTCAGCTCCATCAGCTCTGAGATCCGGACCCTGCAGGAGCAGTCAGGAGCCATGAACATCCGACTTCGCAACCGACAGGCAGTTCGGGGGAAACTCGGGGAACTTGTAGACGGGCTAGTGGTGCCCTCTACTCTGGTCAC AGCAATTCTGGAAGCTCCAGTGACAGAAGCCAGGTTCctggagcagctgcaggagctggacGCCAAGGCAGCCGCAGTCAGAGAGCAGGAGGCCAGAGGCACAGCTGCCTGTGCAGACGTCAGAGGCGTGCTGGACCGGCTCCGGGTCAAG GCAGTGACAAAGATCCGCGAGTTCATCCTCCAGAAGATTTATTCCTTCAGAAAGCCGATGACCAACTATCAGATCCCCCAGACAGCCCTGCTGAAGTACAG GTTTTTCTATCAGTTCCTGTTGGGCAATGAGCGAGCAACAGCTAAGGAGATCAGGGATGAATACGTGGAGACGCTGAGCAAGATCTACCTGTCTTACTTCCGATCCTACCTGGGGCGGCTCATGAAAGTGCAG TACGAGGAAGTTGCCGAGAAAGACGATCTAATGGGTGTGGAAGACACTGCAAAGAAAG GATTCTTCTCGAAGCCATCCCTCCGAAGCAGGAACACCATCTTCACCCTGGGTACCCGTGGCGCCGTCATCTCCCCCACTGAACTTGAGGCCCCCATCCTGGTGCCCCATACTGCCCAGCGTGGAGAGCAGAGG TACCCGTTTGAAGCTCTCTTCCGAAGCCAGCACTACGCCCTGCTCGACAACTCTTGCCGTGAATATCTTTTCATCTGTGAATTCTTTGTGGTATCTGGCCCAGCTGCACATGACTTATTCCATGCTGTCATGGGCCGCACACTCGCCATGACTCTG AAACACCTGGAGTCCTACCTGGCCGACTGCTACGACGCCATTGCTGTTTTTCTCTGTATCCACATTGTTCTCCGATTCCGCAACATCGCAGCCAAGAGGGATGTTCCTGCCCTGGACAG GTACTGGGAGCAGGTGCTTGCCTTGCTGTGGCCTCGGTTTGAGCTGATCCTGGAGATGAATGTCCAGAGTGTCCGCAGCACGGACCCCCAGCGCCTTGGGGGCCTGGACACTCGGCCCCACTAT ATCACGCGCCGCTATGCCGAGTTCTCCTCTGCGCTTGTGAGCATCAACCAGACCATCCCCAATGAACGCACCCTGCAGCTGCTGGGACAGCttcag GTGGAGGTGGAGAATTTTGTCCTCCGAGTGGCCGCAGAGTTCTCCTCCAGGAAGGAGCAGCTTGTGTTTCTGATCAACAACTACGACATGATGCTGGGTGTGCTGATG GAGCGGGCTGCTGACGACAGCAAGGAGGTGGAGAGTTTCCAGCAGCTGCTCAGTGCTCGCACACAG GAATTCATTGAGGAGCTGCTGTCTCCCCCCTTCGGGGGTCTGGTGGCGTTTGTGAAGGAGGCTGAAACTTTGATTGAGCGTGGACAGGCTGATCGACTTCGGGGGGAAGAAG CCCGAGTCACTCAGCTGATCCGTGGCTTTGGTAGTTCCTGGAAGGCCTCAGTGGAGTCTCTGAGTCAGGATGTAATGCGGAGTTTCACCAACTTTCGAAATGGAACCAGCATCATTCAG GGGGCGCTGACCCAGCTGATCCAGCTCTACCATCGTTTCCACCGGGTGCTGGCACAGCCACAGCTCCGGGCGCTGCCGGCCAGGGCGGAGCTCATCAACATTCATCACCTCATGGTGGAGCTCAAGAAACACAAGCCCAACTTCTGA
- the Rps18 gene encoding 40S ribosomal protein S18 — translation MSLVIPEKFQHILRVLNTNIDGRRKIAFAITAIKGVGRRYAHVVLRKADIDLTKRAGELTEDEVERVITIMQNPRQYKIPDWFLNRQKDVKDGKYSQVLANGLDNKLREDLERLKKIRAHRGLRHFWGLRVRGQHTKTTGRRGRTVGVSKKK, via the exons ATG TCTCTAGTGATCCCTGAGAAGTTCCAGCACATTTTGCGAGTACTCAACACCAACATCGATGGGCGGCGGAAAATAGCCTTTGCCATCACTGCCATTAAG GGTGTGGGGCGGAGATATGCTCATGTGGTGTTGAGGAAAGCAGACATTGACCTCACCAAGAGGGCTGGAGAACTCACAGAAGACGAGGTGGAACGTGTGATCACCATCATGCAGAATCCACGACAGTACAAGATCCCAGACTGGTTCTTGAACAGACAGAAGGACGTGAAGGACGGGAAGTACAGCCAG gttctggccaatGGTCTAGACAACAAGCTGCGTGAGGACCTGGAGCGTCTGAAGAAGATTAGAGCCCATAGGGGGCTGCGCCACTTTTGGGG CCTTCGTGTCCGAGGTCAACACACCAAGACCACTGGCCGCCGGGGCCGTACTGTGGGTGTTTCCAAGAAGAAATGA
- the B3galt4 gene encoding beta-1,3-galactosyltransferase 4 — translation MLLRSLRLTMSLSLFRRLLLAVLLLVIIWTLFGPSGLGEELLSLSLASLLPAPASPGPPLALPRLLISNPRACGGPGPPPFLLILVCTAPEHLNQRNAIRGSWGAIRESRGFRVQTLFLLGEPVGQHLPDLASESAAREDILQASFQDSYRNLTLKTLSGLNWVNKYCPMARYILKTDDDVYVNVPELVSELIQRGGPSERWQKGKEPQEETTAVHEEHEGQTVPLLYLGRLHWRVNPIRTPGSRHHVSEELWPETWGPFPPYASGTGYVLSASAVQLILKVASQAPRLPLEDVFVGVSARRGGLAPTHCVKLAGATHFPLDRCCYGKFLLTSHKVDPWKMQEAWRLVSGLDGKRTEPLCSWLQGLLGVLRCRFIAWLNSS, via the exons ATGCTGCTCCG GTCTCTGCGGCTCACCATGTCCCTCAGCCTCTTCCGGCGCCTCCTCCTGGCAGTCCTGCTACTGGTGATCATCTGGACCCTCTTTGGGCCCTCGGGCTTGGGGGAGGAGCTGCTGAGCCTATCCCTGGCGTCCCTGCTGCCAGCCCCAGCCTCACCCGGGCCGCCCCTGGCCCTGCCCCGCCTCTTGATTTCCAACCCCCGGGCCTGCGGTGGCCCCGgacctcctcccttcctgctcaTCCTGGTGTGTACGGCCCCGGAGCACCTGAACCAGAGGAACGCCATTCGGGGGTCTTGGGGCGCCATCCGCGAGTCCCGGGGGTTCAGGGTGCAGACgctcttcctcctgggagaaCCTGTAGGGCAGCACCTCCCCGACCTAGCCTCGGAGTCGGCAGCGCGGGAGGATATCTTGCAGGCCTCCTTTCAGGATTCCTACCGCAACCTCACCCTCAAGACCCTCAGCGGGCTGAACTGGGTGAATAAATATTGTCCTATGGCCCGCTACATTCTCAAGACGGACGACGACGTGTATGTCAATGTCCCAGAGCTGGTGTCAGAGCTGATCCAGAGAGGGGGCCCTTCAGAGCGATGGCAGAAGGGCAAGGAGCCGCAGGAAGAGACCACAGCTGTCCACGAAGAGCACGAAGGCCAGACAGTCCCACTCCTGTACCTAGGCCGATTGCACTGGAGGGTGAACCCCATTCGGACACCGGGGTCCCGGCACCATGTGTCCGAAGAACTGTGGCCTGAAACCTGGGGTCCTTTCCCACCTTATGCCTCGGGCACAGGGTACGTACTGTCCGCCTCTGCTGTGCAGCTCATTCTGAAGGTGGCCAGCCAGGCACCGCGTCTACCTCTAGAGGATGTCTTTGTGGGAGTAAGTGCAAGGCGAGGGGGCCTTGCCCCCACACACTGCGTCAAGTTGGCTGGTGCCACCCACTTCCCCCTGGACAGGTGCTGTTACGGGAAATTCCTGCTAACATCCCACAAGGTGGATCCCTGGAAAATGCAGGAAGCCTGGAGGCTGGTGAGCGGACTGGATGGGAAAAGGACTGAGCCCTTGTGTTCCTGGCTCCAGGGACTCCTGGGTGTCTTGAGGTGCCGGTTCATAGCCTGGCTcaacagcagctga